A region from the Acinonyx jubatus isolate Ajub_Pintada_27869175 chromosome C2, VMU_Ajub_asm_v1.0, whole genome shotgun sequence genome encodes:
- the CLDN8 gene encoding claudin-8, whose translation MATYALQIAGLVLGGVGMVGTLAVTIMPQWRVSAFIGSNIVVFENFWEGLWMNCVRQANIRMQCKVYDSLLALSPDLQASRGLMCAASVLSCLAFVTAILGMKCTRCTGDDEKVKGHILLTAGIIFIVTGLLVLIPVSWVANSIIREFYNPIVETAQKHELGEALYIGWTTALVLIAGGALFCCVSCAGEKSSSYRYSVPSHRTTQKSYHVEKKSPSVYSRSQYV comes from the coding sequence ATGGCCACCTACGCCCTGCAGATCGCTGGACTGGTGCTTGGTGGCGTTGGCATGGTGGGCACGCTGGCCGTCACCATCATGCCTCAGTGGAGAGTGTCTGCCTTCATTGGAAGCAACATCGTGGTGTTTGAAAACTTCTGGGAAGGACTGTGGATGAACTGCGTGAGGCAAGCCAACATCAGAATGCAGTGCAAAGTCTATGACTCCCTGCTGGCGCTGTCTCCGGACCTGCAGGCATCCAGAGGGCTCATGTGTGCTGCTTCCGTGCTGTCCTGCCTGGCTTTCGTGACTGCCATCCTGGGCATGAAGTGCACCAGGTGCACCGGGGACGACGAGAAGGTGAAGGGTCACATCTTGCTGACGGCCGGAATCATCTTCATTGTCACAGGTCTCCTAGTGCTAATCCCTGTGAGCTGGGTTGCCAATTCCATCATCAGAGAGTTCTACAACCCGATAGTGGAGACGGCCCAAAAACACGAGCTTGGAGAGGCTCTCTACATAGGCTGGACCACGGCGCTGGTGCTGATTGCTGGAGGGGCACTGTTCTGCTGTGTCTCTTGTGCCGGTGAGAAGAGCAGCAGCTACAGGTACTCCGTACCTTCCCACCGCACAACCCAAAAGAGCTATCACGTGGAAAAGAAGTCACCGAGCGTGTACTCCAGAAGTCAGTATGTGTAG